The following are encoded together in the Anguilla rostrata isolate EN2019 chromosome 19, ASM1855537v3, whole genome shotgun sequence genome:
- the LOC135245546 gene encoding dual specificity protein phosphatase 6-like, producing MLDKFKPVHFDSVMAISKTVEWLREQLETRSDCLLVMDCRAQELYESSHVETAINVAIPSLMLRRLKKGNLPIKSLLANGEDRERFARRCKTDTIVLYDEYSREWNENVDGGSVLGLLLRRMKDEGYKAFYLEGGFNKFQAEFPALCDTNLDSSSGSSSPSSHVLGLGGLRISSDSSDIESDIDRDPNSATDSDGSPLSNPQPSFPVEILPHLYLGCAKDSTNLDILEEYGIKYILNVTPNLPNLFENAGEFKYKQIPISDHWSQNLSQFFPEAIGFIDEARSQECGVLVHCLAGISRSVTVTVAYLMQKLNLSMNDAYDIVKTKKSNISPNFNFMGQLLDFERTLSLASPCDNRVSASAAAAAASVSSAQPPLYFTTPTNHNVFQLDALEST from the exons ATGCTCGATAAATTCAAACCCGTTCATTTCGATTCGGTAATGGCAATCAGCAAGACCGTGGAATGGCTGAGAGAGCAGCTAGAAACGCGCAGCGACTGCCTGCTGGTGATGGACTGCCGAGCCCAGGAGCTGTACGAGTCGTCGCACGTCGAGACGGCGATAAACGTTGCCATCCCCAGCCTCATGCTCCGGCGGCTGAAGAAGGGCAACTTGCCCATAAAGTCCCTCCTGGCGAACGGAGAGGACCGGGAGAGATTCGCGCGGAGGTGCAAGACGGACACGATCGTGCTCTACGACGAATACAGCAGAGAATGGAACGAAAATGTCGACGGCGGCTCGGTGTTGGGACTGCTGCTTCGGAGAATGAAAGACGAGGGATACAAGGCTTTTTACTTAGAAG GCGGCTTCAACAAATTTCAAGCCGAGTTCCCCGCCTTGTGCGACACCAATTTGGATAGCTCGTCCGGCAGCAGCTCCCCGAGTTCCCACGTTCTGGGGTTAGGCGGCCTGCGGATCAGCTCCGACTCCTCCGACATCGAGTCCGACATTGACCGCGACCCCAACAGTGCCACCGACTCGGACGGAAGCCCCCTGTCGAACCCGCAGCCTTCTTTCCCCGTGGAGATCCTGCCCCATCTCTACCTGGGCTGCGCCAAGGATTCCACGAATCTGGACATTTTGGAGGAATATGGGATCAAGTACATCCTGAACGTGACGCCCAACCTCCCCAATTTGTTTGAGAACGCTGGGGAGTTCAAGTACAAACAGATCCCCATCTCGGATCACTGGAGCCAGAATCTCTCCCAGTTCTTCCCAGAGGCTATCGGGTTCATTG ACGAGGCCCGCAGCCAGGAGTGCGGCGTCCTGGTGCACTGCCTGGCGGGAATCAGCCGCTCGGTCACGGTGACGGTGGCCTACCTCATGCAGAAGCTCAACCTGTCCATGAACGACGCCTACGACATCGTCAAGACCAAGAAGTCCAACATCTCGCCCAACTTCAACTTCATGGGCCAGCTGCTGGACTTCGAGAGGACCCTGAGCCTGGCGAGTCCCTGCGACAACCGCGTTTctgcctccgccgccgccgccgccgcctccgtcTCCTCCGCCCAGCCCCCCCTCTACttcaccacccccaccaaccACAACGTCTTCCAGCTGGACGCCCTGGAGTCCACGTGA